One region of Oncorhynchus nerka isolate Pitt River linkage group LG22, Oner_Uvic_2.0, whole genome shotgun sequence genomic DNA includes:
- the LOC115104986 gene encoding eotaxin-like, with translation MSMFQSRTVSLALLITMCVYLSSVSANYRRPSKVTTNCCTSVSDTPIKSELQGYRIQNSMPPCVNAIIFYTVKGEKICSDPKTLWVDRRKKGLKVMKK, from the exons atgTCCATGTTCCAGTCCAGGACCGTCTCGCTGGCACTCCTGATCACCATGTGTGTgtacctctcctctgtctctgccaacT atCGTCGGCCCAGTAAGGTGACCACAAACTGCTGCACAAGTGTGTCTGACACTCCCATAAAATCTGAACTGCAAGGATACCGCATCCAAAACTCCATGCCACCCTGTGTTAACGCCATCAT CTTCTACACAGTGAAAGGTGAGAAGATCTGCTCTGATCCCAAAACACTCTGGGTCGACAGGAGAAAGAAAG GTTTAAAAGTGATGAAAAAGTGA
- the LOC135563755 gene encoding uncharacterized protein LOC135563755 isoform X2 produces the protein MVTCGTLVKIWTAAIVIATLVWTGTDGDKLSSCCKTVTRSEVTDPITGYWTQHYNAPCVRAVILETEKGLICCHHKQPWVRRKIQQFEMARRSSSSPSLSSSPPSLTSSPTTTSLPSSPPSVNFSPLSLTSTLRSLPSSPPSLSSSSNSLTSTSTFLPSSPPSLSSSSNSLTSTSTFLPSSPPSLSSSSNSLTSTSTFLPSSLPSLSSSSNSLTSTSTFLPSSPPSLSSSSNSLTSTSTFLPSSPPSLSSSSNSLTSTSTFLPSSPPSLSSSSNSLTSTSTFLPSSPPSLSSSSNSLTSTSTFLPSSPPSLSSSSNSLTSTSTFLPSSPPSLSSSSNSLTSTSTFLPSSPPSLSSSSNSLTSTSTFLPSSPPSLSSSSNSLTSTSTFLPSSPPSLSSSSNSLTSTSTSTFLPSSPPPLSSSSNSLTSTSTFLPSSPPALSPSPLSVSSSLHSLFSSLFPASPSSPP, from the exons ATGGTGACCTGTGGAACTCTGGTGAAGATCTGGACAGCAGCAATCGTCATAGCAACGCTGGTCTGGACAGGGACAG ATGGAGATAAGCTGTCGTCGTGCTGTAAGACAGTGACCAGGAGCGAGGTGACCGATCCAATCACAGGCTACTGGACTCAGCACTATAACGCTCCCTGTGTACGGGCCGTCAT CTTGGAGACGGAAAAGGGCCTGATCTGTTGTCACCATAAACAACCCTGGGTACGCCGCAAGATTCAACAGTTTGA aaTGGCCCGCAGGAGCtcatcatctccctctctctcctcctctccaccctctctcacctcctcccctaccacTACCTCCttaccttcctctcctccctcagtcaacttctctcccctctctctcacttccacCCTTaggtctttaccctcctctcccccttctctctcctcctcttccaacTCTCTCACTTCTACCTCTACcttcttaccctcctctcctccttctctctcctcctcttccaacTCTCTCACTTCTACCTCTACcttcttaccctcctctcctccttctctctcctcctcttccaacTCTCTCACTTCTACCTCTACCTTCttaccctcctctcttccttctctctcctcctcttccaacTCTCTCACTTCTACCTCTACATTCttaccttcctctcctccttctctctcctcctcttccaacTCTCTCACTTCTACCTCTACcttcttaccctcctctcctccttctctctcctcctcttccaacTCTCTCACTTCTACCTCTACcttcttaccctcctctcctccttctctctcctcctcttccaacTCTCTCACTTCTACCTCTACcttcttaccctcctctcctccttctctctcctcctcttccaacTCTCTCACTTCTACCTCTACattcttaccctcctctcctccttctctatcctcctcttccaACTCTCTCACTTCTACCTCTACattcttaccctcctctcctccttctctctcctcctcttccaacTCTCTCACTTCTACCTCTACcttcttaccctcctctcctccttctctctcctcctcttccaacTCTCTCACATCTACCTCTACattcttaccctcctctcctccttctctctcctcctcttccaacTCTCTCACTTCTACCTCTACcttcttaccctcctctcctccttctctctcctcctcttccaactctctcacctccacctccacctctaccttcttaccctcctctcctccacctctctcctcctcttccaactctctcacctccacctctacattcttaccctcctctcctccagctctctccccctctcctctgtctgtttcctcctctcttcactcgctcttctcctctcttttccctgcttccccctcttctcccccgtaa
- the LOC135563755 gene encoding uncharacterized protein LOC135563755 isoform X3 — protein sequence MVTCGTLVKIWTAAIVIATLVWTGTVDGDKLSSCCKTVTRSEVTDPITGYWTQHYNAPCVRAVILETEKGLICCHHKQPWVRRKIQQFEMARRSSSSPSLSSSPPSLTSSPTTTSLPSSPPSVNFSPLSLTSTLRSLPSSPPSLSSSSNSLTSTSTFLPSSPPSLSSSSNSLTSTSTFLPSSPPSLSSSPSYLLSSLFPAFSSPPSITSSPTSLSSSPHWESTENALTQQSTANQ from the exons ATGGTGACCTGTGGAACTCTGGTGAAGATCTGGACAGCAGCAATCGTCATAGCAACGCTGGTCTGGACAGGGACAG TAGATGGAGATAAGCTGTCGTCGTGCTGTAAGACAGTGACCAGGAGCGAGGTGACCGATCCAATCACAGGCTACTGGACTCAGCACTATAACGCTCCCTGTGTACGGGCCGTCAT CTTGGAGACGGAAAAGGGCCTGATCTGTTGTCACCATAAACAACCCTGGGTACGCCGCAAGATTCAACAGTTTGA aaTGGCCCGCAGGAGCtcatcatctccctctctctcctcctctccaccctctctcacctcctcccctaccacTACCTCCttaccttcctctcctccctcagtcaacttctctcccctctctctcacttccacCCTTaggtctttaccctcctctcccccttctctctcctcctcttccaacTCTCTCACTTCTACCTCTACcttcttaccctcctctcctccttctctctcctcctcttccaacTCTCTCACTTCTACCTCTACcttcttaccctcctctcctccttctctctcctc ctctccctcctatctcctctcctctcttttccctgccttctcctctcctccctcaatcACTTCCTCTCCTAcatctctttcctcctcccctcATTGGGAATCAACCGAGAATGCCTTAACTCAGCAGTCAACAGCCAACCAATAG
- the LOC135563755 gene encoding uncharacterized protein LOC135563755 isoform X1 has protein sequence MVTCGTLVKIWTAAIVIATLVWTGTVDGDKLSSCCKTVTRSEVTDPITGYWTQHYNAPCVRAVILETEKGLICCHHKQPWVRRKIQQFEMARRSSSSPSLSSSPPSLTSSPTTTSLPSSPPSVNFSPLSLTSTLRSLPSSPPSLSSSSNSLTSTSTFLPSSPPSLSSSSNSLTSTSTFLPSSPPSLSSSSNSLTSTSTFLPSSLPSLSSSSNSLTSTSTFLPSSPPSLSSSSNSLTSTSTFLPSSPPSLSSSSNSLTSTSTFLPSSPPSLSSSSNSLTSTSTFLPSSPPSLSSSSNSLTSTSTFLPSSPPSLSSSSNSLTSTSTFLPSSPPSLSSSSNSLTSTSTFLPSSPPSLSSSSNSLTSTSTFLPSSPPSLSSSSNSLTSTSTFLPSSPPSLSSSSNSLTSTSTSTFLPSSPPPLSSSSNSLTSTSTFLPSSPPALSPSPLSVSSSLHSLFSSLFPASPSSPP, from the exons ATGGTGACCTGTGGAACTCTGGTGAAGATCTGGACAGCAGCAATCGTCATAGCAACGCTGGTCTGGACAGGGACAG TAGATGGAGATAAGCTGTCGTCGTGCTGTAAGACAGTGACCAGGAGCGAGGTGACCGATCCAATCACAGGCTACTGGACTCAGCACTATAACGCTCCCTGTGTACGGGCCGTCAT CTTGGAGACGGAAAAGGGCCTGATCTGTTGTCACCATAAACAACCCTGGGTACGCCGCAAGATTCAACAGTTTGA aaTGGCCCGCAGGAGCtcatcatctccctctctctcctcctctccaccctctctcacctcctcccctaccacTACCTCCttaccttcctctcctccctcagtcaacttctctcccctctctctcacttccacCCTTaggtctttaccctcctctcccccttctctctcctcctcttccaacTCTCTCACTTCTACCTCTACcttcttaccctcctctcctccttctctctcctcctcttccaacTCTCTCACTTCTACCTCTACcttcttaccctcctctcctccttctctctcctcctcttccaacTCTCTCACTTCTACCTCTACCTTCttaccctcctctcttccttctctctcctcctcttccaacTCTCTCACTTCTACCTCTACATTCttaccttcctctcctccttctctctcctcctcttccaacTCTCTCACTTCTACCTCTACcttcttaccctcctctcctccttctctctcctcctcttccaacTCTCTCACTTCTACCTCTACcttcttaccctcctctcctccttctctctcctcctcttccaacTCTCTCACTTCTACCTCTACcttcttaccctcctctcctccttctctctcctcctcttccaacTCTCTCACTTCTACCTCTACattcttaccctcctctcctccttctctatcctcctcttccaACTCTCTCACTTCTACCTCTACattcttaccctcctctcctccttctctctcctcctcttccaacTCTCTCACTTCTACCTCTACcttcttaccctcctctcctccttctctctcctcctcttccaacTCTCTCACATCTACCTCTACattcttaccctcctctcctccttctctctcctcctcttccaacTCTCTCACTTCTACCTCTACcttcttaccctcctctcctccttctctctcctcctcttccaactctctcacctccacctccacctctaccttcttaccctcctctcctccacctctctcctcctcttccaactctctcacctccacctctacattcttaccctcctctcctccagctctctccccctctcctctgtctgtttcctcctctcttcactcgctcttctcctctcttttccctgcttccccctcttctcccccgtaa